One segment of Podarcis muralis chromosome 17, rPodMur119.hap1.1, whole genome shotgun sequence DNA contains the following:
- the RIGI gene encoding antiviral innate immune response receptor RIG-I, which produces MSEEEKRSLLCYRHYIVETLKPAYVVSYMKDWLSDETVEKIQSHKEKPTTAAGLFLDSIVNLTEEGWFRGFLNALNTAGYTGLCEAIENWDFEKIDKLEVHRKLLNRILPSLREIDPAQILLHLKDCLIHEEFEEIRQVKRNEGNAAGMRKLVECLCRSDKENWPKTFQLALEQAEFYDQSELWNLNEGSVDNTCVEMRDEDEGACAVDINIQFSEEAESDNMSASPGSSSLGPCPRSVYVPKEARSYQTELARPALSGKHTIICAPTGSGKTFVSIMICDHHLRNMPPGRKGKVVFLTTKVPVYEQQKKVFEEYFKGKFSVAGLCGESAVGAPSDMVIEANDITIMTPQILVNCLNHGEQASLSSFTLMIFDECHNTTGNHPYSVLMSKYLDLKFEQAATPLPQIVGLTASLGVGSAKSLGETVEYICKICAMLNAEVISTVRENIKDLEEVVYKPQKLTCLVKKRPQNRFVTIIADMMSATESLARKLYAIDALSHIKSRCFGTQKYEQWIVDVQKKCRVLQMPDKEEESRVCKALFIYTEHLRKYNDALIINEDARTQDALAYLKEFFKNIRSGGFDEIEEKLTLDFEAKLPELCKDAQDESNENPKLERVTFILEEEYRLNPQTRTILFVKTRALVAALKNWIEENPQLQHLKPDVLMGRGKRNQQTGMTLPNQKGVLDSFKTDGDSKMLIATSVADEGIDIAQCNLVLLYEYTGNVIKMIQVRGRGRAKDSKCILVTSKKEQEENEKYNILKEEMMNQAIEKVQKWDEETFAQKISDLQKIQKKIQDSKKKEPQPKLETGKRKLLCGKCKAHACDVEDIRVLEVAHHTVIDKNFRNRYTTRPHSKPVHWGHFEKKSKIYCSDAKCQHDWGIAVKYKEFEDIPVIKIESFSVYDVVKGKQDYFRKWKDVNFALKEFDIKEMSN; this is translated from the exons ATGAGCGAAGAGGAGAAACGGAGTCTGCTCTGCTATCGGCATTATATCGTGGAGACGCTGAAGCCTGCCTATGTCGTGAGCTACATGAAGGATTGGCTCAGCGATG AGACTGTGGAGAAAATCCAAAGTCATAAGGAGAAGCCCACCACTGCTGCGGGTTTATTTCTTGACTCGATTGTAAATCTCACGGAAGAGGGATGGTTCCGTGGATTCTTGAACGCGTTGAATACAGCAG GTTATACCGGCCTCTGTGAAGCCATTGAAAATTGGGATTTTGAGaagattgacaagctggaagttcACAGGAAGTTGCTGAATCGAATTCTGCCCTCTTTGAGGGAAATTGATCCGGCTCAGATACTACTCCACCTGAAGGATTGCCTCATACATGAGGAGTTTGAAGAAATTCGACag GTTAAAAGGAATGAAGGAAATGCAGCGGGTATGAGGAAGCTTGTAGAATGCCTCTGTAGGTCGGATAAGGAAAACTGGCCCAAAACCTTCCAACTGGCGTTGGAGCAGGCCGAATTTTACGACCAAAGCGAACTGTGGAATTTGAATGAAG GTAGTGTCGATAACACCTGTGTGGAAATGAGAGACGAAGACGAGGGAGCCTGTGCTGTTGATATCAATATACAGTTTTCTGAAGAAGCCGAATCGGACAATATGAGCGCGAGTCCGGGTTCCTCGTCGTTGG GTCCTTGCCCCCGATCTGTTTATGTTCCAAAGGAGGCCAGGAGTTACCAGACTGAACTTGCCCGGCCTGCTCTCAGTGGCAAGCATACCATCATCTGTGCCCCTACTG GTTCTGGGAAGACTTTTGTGTCTATTATGATATGTGACCATCACCTCCGCAACATGCCTCCTGGACGGAAGGGGAAAGTGGTCTTCCTCACGACTAAAGTCCCAGTATATGAACAACAGAAGAAAGTCTTTGAGGAATATTTCAAGGGAAA ATTCAGTGTTGCAGGCCTGTGTGGGGAAAGCGCAGTGGGTGCCCCTTCGGATATGGTTATCGAGGCGAACGATATCACCATCATGACGCCTCAGATTCTCGTGAATTGCCTCAACCACGGAGAGCAAGCTTCCCTCTCGTCGTTCACGCTGATGATTTTCGACGAGTGCCACAACACGACCGGGAATCACCCTTACAGCGTGTTGATGTCCAAGTACTTGGACCTTAAATTTGAGCAAGCCGCAACACCACTACCTCAG ATTGTAGGACTGACGGCTTCCCTTGGAGTTGGCAGTGCCAAGAGCCTGGGTGAGACGGTGGAATACATTTGCAAGATCTGTGCCATGCTGAATGCCGAAGTTATATCGACAGTCAGAGAAAACATAAAGGACCTGGAGGAAGTTGTCTACAAGCCCCAAAAAT TGACTTGCCTTGTGAAGAAACGTCCCCAAAACCGCTTTGTCACCATTATTGCAGACATGATGTCTGCAACTGAGAGCCTAGCAAGAAAACTCTATGCTATAG ATGCTTTGTCTCACATTAAAAGTCGGTGTTTTGGAACCCAGAAATATGAGCAATGGATCGTTGATGTGCAGAAGAAATGCCGAGTGTTGCAGATGCCAGACAAAGAGGAAGAAAGCCGCGTTTGCAAGGCTCTTTTCATTTACACAGAGCACCTTCGG AAATACAATGACGCCCTCATTATCAATGAAGATGCACGGACTCAAGATGCACTCGCTTACCTGAAGGAGTTCTTTAAGAATATCCGAAGTGGAGGCTTTGATGAAATAGAGGAGAAGCTGACATTGGATTTTGAAG CTAAATTGCCAGAGCTGTGTAAAGATGCTCAGGATGAATCCAATGAAAATCCCAAATTGGAAAGGGTCACTTTTATTCTGGAAGAAGAATACCGCCTGAACCCGCAGACACGGACTATTCTCTTTGTGAAGACAAGGGCACTAGTAGCT GCATTGAAGAACTGGATAGAAGAGAACCCCCAACTTCAACACCTAAAGCCAGATGTATTGATGGGCCGTGGAAAAAGGAATCAGCAAACAG gtatgaCACTCCCAAATCAAAAAGGTGTCTTGGACTCCTTCAAAACCGATGGGGACAGCAAGATGCTCATAGCTACATCTGTTGCCGATGAAGGGATAGATATTGCTCAGTGCAACCTTGTTCTTCTGTATGAATATACGGGCAACGTCATCAAAATGATACAAGTCCGAG GACGCGGAAGAGCCAAAGACAGCAAGTGCATCCTTGTGACGAGCAAAAAAGAACAGGAGGAGAACGAGAAATATAACATCTTAAAGGAAGAGATGATGAACCAAGCCATTGAGAAAGTGCAGAAGTGGGACGAGGAGACATTTGCGCAGAAG ATAAGCGACTTGCAGAAGATACAAAAGAAAATTCAAGATTCCAAGAAGAAAGAGCCTCAGCCCAAGCTGGAAACGGGCAAGCGGAAATTGTTGTGCGGGAAGTGTAAAGCACACGCCTGCGACGTGGAAGACATCCGGGTGCTTGAG GTAGCTCACCACACTGTCATAGATAAGAACTTCAGGAACCGGTATACAACAAGGCCTCACAGCAAACCCGTCCACTGGGGTCACTTTGAGAAAAAAAGCAAGATATACTGCAGCGATGCCAAATGCCAGCATGACTGGGGCATCGCAGTGAAGTACAAGGAATTTGAGGACATACCCGTCATAAAAATCGAGAGCTTTTCAGTATACGACGTGGTCAAAGGGAAGCAGGATTATTTCCGGAAATGGAAAGACGTTAATTTTGCACTGAAAGAATTTGATATTAAAGAAATGTCCAATTAA